A stretch of Pempheris klunzingeri isolate RE-2024b chromosome 19, fPemKlu1.hap1, whole genome shotgun sequence DNA encodes these proteins:
- the rassf6 gene encoding ras association domain-containing protein 6, translating to MRMNEAARLQVIQAGEGRTLSRAEFISLLETYNCFLKDHTQLHLSYSQGNDGAVVVEGFLNISWGVRRPIRLKIQDDKQMLPFAPLISPDPISPVSPLGSKRGMTRWGEYADLHQIDEMAETPQDTVVQNPPAGPVYESTTLRPVKHKNAELEAESNLFRCMSDASLVKRRRGRGKSAAQREKERQHRFSINGHFYNYKTSIFTPSFGTPTKVRISSRMTTDQVIEQLLNKFKIENDPQEFALYCVHQSGEQRKLSNRDLPLWERILQGPSDDIMRIFLMDMDEEEVSNDVAQYLNLELPILEQFLLKLREEESRQIQRVISKYHHQHRLLSHMLNCKTSPHIETSV from the exons ATGAGGATGAATGAAGCAGCTCGTCTCCAAGTGATCCAGGCAGGAGAAGGGAGGACACTGTCCAG AGCAGAGTTTATCTCACTGCTGGAAACCTACAACTGCTTCTTAAAGGACCACACTCAACTGCACCTCAGTTATTCTCAG ggTAATGATGGTGCAGTGGTGGTGGAAGGCTTCCTCAATATCTCCTGGGGAGTACGGAGACCCATCAGGCTGAAAATACAGGATGATAAACAGATGCTTCCCTTTGCTCCTCTGATCTCACCTGACCCCATCAGTCCAGTCAGCCCGCTCGGATCCAAGAg gggtATGACCCGATGGGGAGAATACGCTGACCTTCACCAGATAGACGAGATGGCTGAGACACCTCAGGACACAGTTGTCCAAAACCCTCCAGCag GCCCTGTTTATGAGAGCACCACCCTGCGTCCTGTGAAGCACAAGAACGCAGAGCTGGAGGCCGAGTCCAACCTGTTTCGCTGTATGAGTGACGCATCCTTGGtcaagaggaggaggggtagGGGAAAGTCAGCAGctcaaagagagaaagaaagacaacacCGCTTCTCAATCAATGGTCACTTTTATAACTATAAG ACCTCTATCTTCACCCCATCCTTCGGTACGCCAACTAAAGTTCGTATCTCCAGCAGAATGACCACAGACCAAGTTATTGAACAGTTACTGAACAAGTTCAAG ATAGAGAATGACCCCCAGGAGTTTGCTCTCTACTGTGTTCACCAGAGCGGAG AACAGAGGAAGCTCAGTAACAGAGACCTGCCCCTATGGGAGCGCATACTGCAGGGACCCTCCGATGACATCATGAGAATCTTTTTGATGGATATGGACGAAGAGGAAGTCAGCAATGAT gttGCCCAGTATCTGAACTTGGAGCTTCCTATCCTGGAGCAGTTTTTGCTGAAactcagagaggaggagagcagacaAATACAGAGGGTCATTAGCAA gtaccACCACCAGCACAGACTCTTATCCCATATGCTGAACTGTAAGACGTCGCCTCACATTGAGACCAGCGTCTAA